Genomic window (Drosophila albomicans strain 15112-1751.03 chromosome X, ASM965048v2, whole genome shotgun sequence):
CCGTCCCAGAAGATTTACAAAATAGTAGTCTGGCAAACGAATTATATACTCAATGGCACACGAGTTCATACTTCAACTCGCAGCAAATTTCTTGCAAAAGATGGGAAaaggaaatgggaaatgggagATGAAAACGAAGACATTTGCCACATGTTCAACAACTTGTAACTGTGCGTTTTTCTTCGTCTGaatgtctgactgtctgtctgttcgtctgtgtgtgtgtgtgtgtgtgtgtgtgtgtgtgtgtgtgcttcaaCGACCCTTGTTACGGTTAACGTAATATTCACTTTGaacataataatttttgctGTCAGTATGCTTTTGTGGCTTTCGCTCTCGACTTGGTATTTCCATTCCATGTGCATGCAACATGTTGTGGCAACTGGggtaacacaaaaataaaaaaaaacccttttAGGATGAGCTCTTGTTGCGGCATTTAttgtttagaatatttttccacactcacacacacaatttactTGTTGTGCGAGGCATCAAACTGAGCTCCAGAGGTCACACTCAATACCCGAATGGCGCCtgtcaacaaaacaaaatgaaaatcaaagtATATTAAGCGGCTTGTCAGCAAAAActtatatttcacattttcatcCAAAAAAAAGTGCTGACAACCTCGTCATCATTAATTAAAGGATATTTGACAGTTGCTTAGAACTCTCGAATTATGAATCCCTTTCGATTTTCCAGGATATTTAGCtgtcttttatatttatacccgctacccatagggtagaagggtattataactttgtgccggcaggaaatgtatgtaacaggtggaaggaggcatctccgaccctataaagtatatatattcttgatcagcgtcaacagccgagacgatctagccatgtccgtctgtccgtccgtccgtccgtccgtccgtatgaacacctagatctcagagactataagagatagagctataattttcgacagcatttgttatgtttgcacgcagatcaagtttgtttcaaatttttgccacgcccacttccgcccccgcaaatcaaaaaaatcgaataagaagcataattttaaagctagagttgcgaatttcggtacatacaataattactgtagtagttatgattcctgaaaatttggttacgatcagataaaaattgtggaggttattaaagaaatacttttgtatgggcaaaaacgcctacttactaggagtcttagttactttggctgacaatctggtacattgtgccatctatggtatattttgaatggtgtactatatcgatatatcaaacataccatttgttatatttaaagtattttttttagtattttcggtatattttgaaaatgataccgcaatattttgcctttattaaaaatgagtagcgggtatctcacagtcgagcactctcgactgtaactttcttacttgtttttgtgttaGATTGTGCActcatttcattcttttctttaaaaatttgacTCCAGTTTTTATGTCTTgctataaattcaaattttcttgATTGTAGAGTATCCAACTACGAGTATTGTTCATGAATTATAAGTTCTATTAGATTTTTCAGCGTATTTGACTGTCTCTtgtattttgcattcatttcattctctACTTTGAAATATTCTAACTGATGTTTATGAATTATGAATTCTATTTGATTTTCCAGACTATTTGTTGTATCTCGTATTGAAATActgtattcatttcattttttccttCCTTGAAAGTTTCTCcctattttcacattttctttattgtagggtataattaattaataattatatttgatatttagaGTATATCATTTTCATCTGTGAAAGTTTCTTCATATTTCTATAGCttactataaatttatattttcctaATTGTAGGGTATCCAAATGATGTTCATGAATTATgaattctattaaattttcttgGGTATTTAGCTATTTGTTGTATCTCGTATTGAAATActgtattcattttattttttttttcttgaaagTTTCTCcctattttcacattttctttattatagGGTATCTAACTATTGTTCAATTTAAGCTCGCTTGTGGTCAATGTCTTGGCTGTCAAATGCATTTGATCAGGTTTTTGCACAACTTTTTCACAGTGCCTCTCTGTGGTTCAGTTGTGTCTGCGGTTGTGTTCGGGACTAACTTGTTAACGTTGCTTGTTGAGtttggcaaaagcaaaagcaagaaatgaaaccaaaaaacaacatcaaTCGTGTGGCAAAGCAaattctctctgtctgtctgtttgtttgttggcacAATTTGAACTTTGACTGAGTTTTGTTTGCCACATGTTGCCCactttcatcatcatcatcatccccCAGCAGGCATCATTTCTGCTCTTGATTGCATGCATTGGCGTGTGGCTAGATTAATCAGATGTCCTGACAGTCGACAGGGCTCGTAGTTAATAAGCAAATAAGCAAGAggcgacagagacagaggcagctATTTATAGCAATGTGATTGAAGACATTTGGGACgaaccaaatacaaaaataaaatatcccTCTAAGCAATAACTGCTATTTGCAGCCTTTCATCTAATGAAAGCTGCTGCTTCAACTGCTGTTGTGTATACTTTAGTTCAccttaaacaacaacaacaagctcaATCGTAATTATTGCTTCTCgagttgttgtttgccttttgtcgTCTAATAATATTTGTGGCAGAAGGGGAGCAGGCAAGCAATTAAGTCTTGCAATTGTAAATGGATTTGTTAGGTAAcaaatttagaataaaatagaaatgtttaaagtgtttttttattaCCCACAGAGAGGAAAAGAGATTGATTTAAAACTAGATTTATaatcttgaaataaaatttgtatgtcaagaaaatctgaaatcaaaatttgtatgctaaattttcattttaggATTACAAATTTGCTTCGATTAAAGATATAATTGTAAGtctagaaaaaaaaagaattttcttCATGTTTCTTCCCTTCCTTTAAACTAGAACCTTTTCTGATATTCAATCTAAATTTTCGAGcgtttgatcttgatttaagattttgccttCGTGGTTtaattttgagattttttccattcttgaaaccagattataatcttgagTTTCAAGATTTGGCAATCTAcattttttctataatttcgATCTTTATTTAAGAGTAAgccttggttcaattttgatgTTATACAATCTTGATTAAAGAggttatttttaatgttaccacgttattttctttctgtgtaatCATGTGAGTAGAGACAATCAGCTCAATTTTCCTCTGTTGTTGGTGGTAAAAAAAATTCTGTCAATTTTATGTTCTACATTAATAAAAGTGAAGATGACACTGCACTGCAAGTCTGCTAACTAAGGTCCAAAACGAAACTGAAAACCATCTTTAAGCCGCATCTTAAGTGGATTCAATgacagagaggaagagagatagagagagagagagagagaggtgtaGCAGCTGAGTTAATCAACTGGGAACAAGAGACAACAACAGTaagagtagaaaaaaaaaggaaaatgcaAAGTAAACGAATTTTCGTTAAGTCGCAgttaataaatttctaaaagtGGCCACAAAGATGCCGCTGggctaaagccaaagccaaagctaaagccaaagccgaagcCCAAGCACAAGCCCAAAGTTACACAAcgccaaaaatacaaaatacaaaatatgtaaactcatgtcataattgaattttcattttgggcTTAATTTTGTCGAGGCaaagccaatgccaatgccaaaaaGCCCTCTCAGCCGAAGTACCaccgaaatttaataattaaaataaatgcaaaatacgaAACGAGAGAAAAAAGGAAACTAATTTTGGCACccacaaaacacaaagcaGCCATtgagctcagttcagttccaGTTTTTTGACGAGCCGCCTGGTTTAAAGCTCCTTAAGCTCTCTGCCTattccccacacacacacacatacacatagcgTGTGTGCGGCATTTAttgaaaactcattaaaaagtcataaaaaaaacgaaaacgaaaaatttgaataaggGAGGTAGAAGACGAAAATccaacgaaaaacaaaagtggTTGGCTTTGGAAAACTTTTGAATGAAAATCGAAGTTTGCTCTGCTCCAATTGTTAGTTATCATTTGGATTTttggaacacacacacacttacacgcacacacgaaGAAAATTATACAATAAGTAAAATCCAGATACAAAATGAGCACCTTCACCAACAATCCCCTTAATAAGCCTCTCATAGAAGACGTAAAAGAAGAGGAGGATCATTTGGAAAAGCCCGAAGAGACGAATGTTATACGCATTGGCATCATCGCGGATACTGTGAGTGGACTGTAAAATACTACTGTacaaaaatactgtaaaataCTATGATTTCTTAGGAAGTAGCGTTAGGCTTATTGCTTGTGGGCATTGGCTATCACCATCAGAAGTTTCGCAATTATCTAATGGTCGAAAATGGTGTgttcttttctcttctttccttttgttgttatacATTGATTGCATTCCTTAGATACGTCGCTTGCGGAGATTGAAGAGTTCTTTCACAAGTTGTATAAACGTCCCAATATTGGGATTATACTATTGGATTATCCTACAGCCAAGCGCTTGAGTCCCGTTCTTGAAAAATGCAAGAAACTGCTGCCTGTCGTTGTCATTTTGCCCACAAAGGCATCGATTGTTGCCTACATGGAGGAAAAAGAGCGATTGCGGCGCCAACGCCAACGTGAAGCATACAATtgacaacaataaattcaCGTATCTGGGTAACAAATATGCTGATCGATATGTTATCGATTTTCGAAAAACAACTAGGTGTTAGATCTCAGGTAATCAACGATTACTAATACGATACAGAATACGTTGTTAGTTATTAGCAACTAAATTGGGCTTCAAAGCAAGTGTGAAAATTACTATCGATATGTTATCGAAGGCACAAAACACTCGACTCGTTTAAAGCAAGAAATTGCAGCGTTAGAAACAAGACAACTTAAATGTGCTGATTAGTGCTTAACAACTAATATTATGATAATCAGAGTCTGCAAATTATTATCGATATGTTATCGATGgctcaaaaaattaattaatgaaagcaaaacatgcAAATGCGTTGCAAAATATGGTGATAGTGCTCAGAAAATTATTGTTCTTTTAAATCGAAGTTTCAAGTTAGTATCGATATGTTATCGGTAGTGCAAAAAAGCACagagaacagaaaacagacCGTTTAATTGTGCTTAGGCAAGTGCGGTTAGTGCtcagcaacaaatttaataagatATTTATCACTATGATAAATATCGATATCCCTTACTATCGATATGTTATCGaacataaattcataaaaagaATCGATAATATAAAACAGCACATATCTTAAGTAAATTTTAACAATGCAGGCAAAGATAAATTTATCGATATGTTATcgattgtaaatattattatatactagTGGAATTAAAGCTAAATCAATCCATATGTTATCGATACTACTGAATGTTATTATAAAGCAGTGCAAGCAAATCTAAATCAATGTCATGCTGAGATTGAACTCCTCGATTGTTCGCTCTAATCATTTCGTGTGCCTAATTTACACCTGATTAGCGCAAATGGCAACCGGCAGCAGCATGAGCTAAAGCTAAAgtaagagcaagagcaaccGACCACAGACTTGAAGAGAAGATGACGACCACAGGATATCGTAATTGAATCATAGCTATTAGACGCTTGAGCAGGCAgcaaacggacagacggacagacaggaTGATGCCCTGTTGGCTGGCATTGACCATTGGAGGGTTCTCCAATAGACAGCGTTAAAGCGGCTACAACACATTCTGTGCGTAATTTATGCGCATTTCGAATGATGTCGTCGATTTCTCATGCGTTTCGAGACTCCCAAAACACAGACACGATGTCTGCAAGTAACTGCTacacaatatataaatcaCACTTGCTCAGGTCACAAGGTGCGTGTGTGGGTTAAAGGTGTGCGTGAAGAGCACGTACTCAAAGTTGGCAAATTTGTTGGCAATTGCTGCGAGTCGAGTTCacatttccattcccattcacGTAACACGCcccgcatgtgtgtgtgtgtgtgtgggccaTGTATGATTGGCAAAATGTcagcaattaattttgttagtCGCGTAAAAGTGAATTAGCGTTAAGTCTCCAGAGAGCGGACGacatcacacacatacacacacacacacatacacatatgtacacacgcacacactcacagctTAGCACTTGGCTTGTGTGTTAATACCTATTGACACAGACTTGCTGCTGTTTCGTGATCTTTAACGCAgctcagtttttgtttttgggtgcGTTGCGACTTTGATTTTCTCAGCTGCGAAATCAAAGCACACTTTCcgtcaacaacaaccaacaacaacaacaatacaagaAAGTCAACAGGTCGTATccgtaaatttaattacacttatggATAAGTTGTTCCGAGTTCAGAGTTCCTGACTGTACTGactgtatatgtattttttttggttgcaatttcattaatttaccAAAGAGCTGCCTTTGATATTTGAGAAGTCAGAGCTCTGTTCTTGTTTTGATGTGTCATAcatcaattgatttattgagCTGTACTTTAAGAatacttgcaacaacaataataagtacaaatatataaaatactcgTCAATGTGCAGCGCGTGATCTTTAGTAGATTAACTGAGCTGAGCCAGTTGACAAACCCTTTAATTACAATCTCTTAGCATAGTTAGGATCATAACAGAGACGGTTTATAGCTGAACCAGCTGAAGCAACTTAAAGATTTGACAACGACAAGGATGAACGATGAGcaatgatttttatacccgttacccatagtatagaagggtattatagaaCTTTGTGCGTCAAGGAATTGTATGGACGAGGCAGAAGGATGAACCTCTAATCCTagatcagtgtcaacagccgatATGATAAAGCCATGttcataaaaatcgaataacaagcttc
Coding sequences:
- the LOC117565226 gene encoding V-type proton ATPase subunit F; this encodes MSTFTNNPLNKPLIEDVKEEEDHLEKPEETNVIRIGIIADTEVALGLLLVGIGYHHQKFRNYLMVENDTSLAEIEEFFHKLYKRPNIGIILLDYPTAKRLSPVLEKCKKLLPVVVILPTKASIVAYMEEKERLRRQRQREAYN